The segment ttttaagtgTTTGGGGAAGATCCATGGAAGTTTGGGAGGTTTAGAATTGAAAATCGGAGAAGAAAAGTTGGAAAAACTCGTCTGACAGGCCGTGGGGCACCGCACGTACTAGAGCGCCTCAGGACAGACCTTGTCCGTTATTCACAAGCGCCACACCAGCCAGACCACTTGAGGATAGTGTCTGTCCCTCAAAGCGCCTCTCAAAGCGCCAAGAATCCCTGGAGACGCCGTTCTTTTCCTATCTCTTCGTACAAGTTTCTAAGTGATTTACCTATCGTTCCTAGTTGATTCaaacactctaaagtacatcctaactatcatgaaatcatcgacaaacatgagatcatgattcttgaatccataatctaattcaaggaaagttaagatcaaagtcaaggaagttaaGTGTCAggtctaaaaattaaaaaggaagtcaaagtaagttcctAAAGCAttcaagagtcttaaacaattattttaactttgtttcaaGGTTCAAGTAAAtagttgagttaaattctcaaattCTAGAAGGGAAATAAGTATTCTCCAAGAGTTAAGTTTCGAGTATGCAAAGAGCataaagttgagttcatttctcacgagttataagggaactaagtagtccCATGAAGcttaaactaaaatattttaaaaattttgagaaataaagaaagctAGAGTTCCACAAAGCCTATGACTAGTTTAGTAGAAGAAAAtagaaactatgatttccaataGAGCTTTTTTaaaagctaagttttgagcactaatcttaaatcacataatcagtatatttttttaaacataaaagccagtatatttatatattgggagtagtatatagcaccgatgtggggatgcAAGTTCAGATTACCTAAAGTCttcatgtaaaccatgtagccattatgggttgaaaaaaatcatactttttagatgaaccctctTCATagtttactagtggatccataaTGCAGTTCAGATCGTATACTCTGGCAGAGTTAGGATGGTCGGGGAGCGTGGGCCGAGTAACATTGTaccatcactatagctcttaggtgatggttgtcggttagagaagcTCCCACAAGagtattgtattttcatatacattagtGATTGTATTTTCATAGACAtcagttattatatttttatatacatatcaaatattattgtaTACTTGTATACATTGAGAggttttagcatgttttcagtTAGCATTTCTTTTGCAATTACTTTTAAAGTGCGTATATTGAATAAGAGTTATTAGATTATGAGTTGAACAGAGCCAAGGTATGTATTGATTCTTACTTCTTTTCAAGCCTATGTGTTGTTTAGCTttccaacttgcatactcgtacGTTCAATATACTGATGTCAGTTAGCCTGCATCGTATAATGATACAAACGCACATAACGAGAATCAACATCCACCGCACCGTTGGTCTAGTTGAGCACTCCAGAGTcaattggtgagcctccttgcattcaaGAGGACATCTTTTTATTGATTTCTAGAGTAGTTCAatagaatgttgtggggtttgtacCAACATTCATGTCAGTCAGtttagaggtttcatagacAGTAAGTAGTCCAGTAGTCTTTACTTTTTATTCTTAAGATAAATACTTGGTTACTTTTTTGACCACCTTTGAatgtttaaacttttaaaacattcCAGATAATATTGTTGTTCAGTTCAATTAAGTTCTTTGATTATTATAAGTATGATTGTTATCTTTCGTATAGTTAACTAAGTCAGGTCAAGGGTTCGATCATGGTCAGCAATGGTCAGTGAATGTCAGTCCTGCCCAGGATGTAGGCTCGGGAgtgaaaaacatggtatcaaaACACAAACTTCAAAAGTACTAGGGAGTCTATGCATCCTTGGTTGTAGTGTCTTAGTCatcggtgtgaagcgcgccacatctatgattaggatGCTATAACATATAGGAATGTTTcacttatttcatatttttttcgtGCATAGAGGTTATCTctaaaattctctctctaattcTTGCTTATGCGTATTTTTATATCATCATGCCTCCTCGAAAATCAGTCAAAGATCGACCAGCCCAAagaaatattgatgaaaaagaGATTCCTAATGCACCGGATGTGCAACCTTAAGGAGAGGTTACACATGCCGAATTCCGGAAAACTATTCAAATGTTAAGTCAGGTAGTAACCAATCAAGTTGGAAACAAAGAGAAGCTCGACAAGAAGGGCCTGACACCTCAAGGGTTCGTGAATTTCttagaatgaatcctcctagtTTTACCGGATCAAGCATTACCGAGGATCTAGAAATCTTTGTAGAAGAATTGAAGAAAGTGTTTGAGGTAATGCATCTTGTTACTTTTGAAAGGGTTGAATTAGCTTCATACCAACTGAAGAGTGTGTCTAGGACTTGGTTGTACAAATGGAAGGTAGAAAGAGCTGAGGATGCACCACATCCAAGTTGGCTTGCTTCAAGTGAAACTTCTTGGGGAGGTTCTTTCCTCTAGAGCTGAAGGAAGCCAAAGTAAGCGAGTTCCTTACTCTGAAACAGGAATCCTTGAATGTGCATGAGTATGGGATAAAGTTCACCCAGTTGTCCCGTTATGCTCCTAAAATAGTGAAGGACATGAGGAGGAGAATGAATTTGTTTGTTGCTGGTTTGGGTCGTTCATCAAGCAAGGAAGGCAGGGCTACACTGTTGATTGGCGATATGGACATATCCAAGCTAATGATCTATGTGCAACAAGTTTTAGAGAAAAATTTTAGGGATAGAGAAGAGTATAGGAACAAGAGAGCCAAGACTGGGAATGAGTCTCAGAAGTAAAAAAGGGGTTCAAGCCGAccacaatttcaaaaatagaaaggGCATACACCATCATCTGCTAGTACACATGTGCCTAAAGATAGAGTTGAGAATCATGGTCAGAACTCCTGATCAAGACCTGCTTATTCACATGGTAGTGTGGTGCAAGAAGGTAGTAAGCCTTCTTCATGCTCCAAGTGTGGTAGGAATCACTCTAGCATCTGTCGCGAAGGCTCCATGGGTTGTTTCAAGTGCGGTCAGACCGGGCATTTTATGACAGATTGTCCAAAGAGTAAGAAAAGTTGTGGTAATGGGGAAAATAAAGCTCAATATTCATCAGCTCCTCCACCAGATATAGCTACACCTAGAGGAGTTACTTCCGGTACTGGTGGAGGAACAAATGTGCTTATATGCTCTCAATAATCTCCAAGAAGAAGAGAATTCACTAAATTTTATCATTGATGTGATTTGATTCTTTGAATTTACtatttatgcattattagaCCCACGGGTGAGTTTATCTTTTGCAACACCCTATGTTAGTGTGAACTTAGAGAATATTCCTAAGGAACTTAGCGAACCATTCACTGTTTTCACACCTGTTGGTGAATCCATTCTAGTAGAAAGAGTTTATCGTGATTGTCTTGTTGTCGTCAGTCACAAGAGTACCATGGCTGATTTAATATAGTAAGACATGGTAGACTTGGATGTCATTCTAGGAATGGAGTGGATCCATGACTTTTATGCATCACTAGAATGCAAAACTCGACTTGTCAAGTTTCAGATTCCTAATGAGCGAATTATAGAGTGGAGTAGTTGTTCATcagtgcctaagggtcgttTATTTTTGTACCTAAAGGCAATAAAGTTAGTTTCTAAGGTGTGTGTGTATCACTTAGTCCGGTTAATAACTTGTTGAGGTACTTTCCGTTCGGTCAGTTTGTATAGTCAGTGAGTTTCTTGAAGTCTTTCCTGATGATCTACCCAGAGTCCCTCCCCAAATAAAGATAGACCTTGGTATACACATCATCCCAAATACTCTTCCTATCTCAATTCCGCCTTACAGAATGGCACCAATTGAGTTAAAAGAACTAAAAAAGCAATCGAAAGTTTTGTTAGATAAAGGCTTTATTCAACAAAGTGTTTCACCTTGGGGCGCTCTGGTATTGTTTGTTAGGAAGAAACATGgatcccttaggatgtgtatagactaccgcCAATTTAATAAGGtaaccatcaagaataaatatcctcttccaaggatagattATCTTTTCGATCAACTTTGGGGTGATTCTTGATTTTCCAAGATTAACCACTTATCAGCctatcatcagttgaaagtAACGGAATGTGATATTtcaaagacaacttttagaataAGTTATGGGCATTATAAATTTTTggttatgtcctttggtttAACAAATGCACCcgcaacattcatggatcttattaACTGAGTCTTCAAACATTATTTAGATCTGTTTATCATCGTCTTCAGTGATGCCATACTGATTATTTCAAGGAATGGAGAAGATCATGCAAGTCACCTCAGGATTGTTCTCCAGACATTGAGAGATAatgccaagttctccaagtgtgattTTTATCTTAAGTCGGTGGCATTCTTAGGCCATAGTGTTTCAGGTGAAAGGATTAGAATTGACACTTAGAAGATAGAAATAGTTCAGAGTTTTCCTAGACCCACCTCTCCAAtagatattaggagtttcttggtcTTGGATGACTACTATAATAGATTTGTTGAAGGGTTCTCATATATCTTATCTCCTTTGACCAAGCTAACTCAGAAGACAGTCAAGTTTCAACGATctaaagcttgtgagaaaagctttcaggagTTGAAAAAAAGATTGACTACTGCTGCGATCTTGACATTACCAGAGGGTACCCAAGGTTTAATGGTGTATTGTGATGGATCAAGAGTTGCTTGGGCTACGTGTTGATGCAGAATGGAAAGTTTATAGTTCATGCCTCTAgacagttgaaggttcatgagaagaataaTCCAACGCATGACTTGGAATTGGTTGTTGTAGTTTTTGCTTTGAAGATATTACGtaactacttgtatggtgttcatgtggatatATTCAATTATCATAAGAGCATCCAATATGTATTCACTTAGAAGGAGCTAAATCTCAGACAGAGGAGGTtgttagaattactcaaggattataaCATGAGTATTATTTACCACCTAgataaggctaatgtggttgttgatgaCTTAATGTGGTTTTCCATGGGTAGTACCACCCATGTTGTagaagaaaagagggagttaGCAAAAACTTTCACGTTTGGGAGTAAGACTTATGGACTCCTCATACGGAGGAATACCGGTTACCAATGGGGctgaatcatcattagtgtcagaGGTGAAAGAGAAGCAAGACCGTGAACCtattttgcttgatttgaaggCAAGTGTTCATAACCAACTAGTATTGGCTTTTGAACGAGAGAGAGATGGGGTGCTGAAATACCAAGGTAGATTTTGTGTACCTAaggtggatggactccaagagaggatcttTGAGGAAGCTCATAGCCCAGATATTacattcatccgggttccacaAATATGTACCAcgatttgagagaggtatattggtgggagGGCATGAACAAgatattgttgagtttgttgacaAGTgttcaaattgtcagcaagtgaaagTGGAGCACTAAAAGACTGGAGGTTTGTCTTAGAATATAGaaattccggaatggaagtaggatatgattaatatggacttcatcacggGCTTGCAAAGATCTCGAAGGCAACACTGTTTGATTTGGTGATTATTGACAGAATGACAAAGTCAACCCATTTCTTGCCACTAAAGACTACTTATTCGACCAAGGATTATGCTAAGTTTTACCTTCATGAAGTGGTTAGACTTTATGGAATTTCAgtctccattatttcagatagaggttcTTAGTTTACTGCACAATTTTGAAAATCTTCCTGGAAAAGTTTGGCTTCAAAAAGTGAACTTCAGCACtgtttttcatcctcagacagatggacAAGTAGAAGGTACTATCCTGACCTTAGAAGATACTTTGATAGCTTGTGTGATATAtttcaaagggaattgggatgaGCACAGACCTTTCATTGAGTTCACTTACAAAAACagttatcattcgagcatcTAAATGGCtacatatgaagctctttatgggagaagatgcagatctcctatAGGGTGGTTCGAAGTTGGTGAAGTAAAATTAATACGAACATACCTAGTTTACCAAGCTATGTGGAAAGTGAAAGTGATTCAAAAGAGATTGAGAATGTCACAGAGTCGTCAAATGTCCTACATAGATGTTAGGAGGAGACCTTTAGAGTTTTAAGTGGATGATTGAGTGtatttgaaagtttcacccttgaagggtgttatgaggtttggtaagaatgGGTAAATTAGTCCCTGATGTATTGGAACTTATAGAATCTCCAAGAGAGTGGGTCAAGGTAGCTTATGAGTAGGAGCTACCTCAAGAGTTAGAAACGATTTGTTGGGTAttcatatttctatgttgaagaagtgcttgGGTAATCCTTCATTCATAGTACCAACAGATAATGTTGGGATAAAGGATAACATATCCTATGAAGAAGTTCCAGTTCAAATTTTGGATCATCAAGTTCACAAGTTAATGACAAACGAAGTTGCTTCAATCAAGGTACTTTTAGAGGAACCAATTCGTTAAAGAAGCGACTTGAGAAGCTGAGGAGGATATGAATAAGATATAtacacatctctttgaatccggaGATAATGCGGATCaaggtactaaattctcttcttagcACTTTATAAGAATATGTGTAAGCATGTTATCactttcttttgtttgttgagTGTTGAAATGGTGTTACTACCCTTAGCTTAGTGAAAAAGTTCTCaatcgaggacgaatgtttccaagggggagatattatAACATCTCATAACTTGAAACATCTAAGAATAAGCTAACAAACCAAGCATAAACATTTTTGGAATTAAGTAGGCAAATCTGAAAGATTTCCAGctttcaaaagtgagttttcgtcattttcaaacggccataactaCCAGCTCAATGAAGTTTGGttgagttctttatatggtaGGAAAGCCCTTGGGAAGATATTTCGAATGGCACAGAGTTTGCACAAATAACGATatcgtatgagtgagatatgcctTCCGAAAGTTGGGTTATTGGACTAAGGAAAGTCCAACCCGGATTTGGATAAGGTCAAAGCTGTCTTTTCACCCTATTATTGACTATTTGTTTTAAGGGCTTTTTAGGGGTAAAAACCAAGTCCCAAATCAGTTTAACAATAATTTAGAATGCctagggcttgggagaaaagagaaaagaagaggaagatcgAGAATTGTCCAAGAACTCCAAGATCGTTGCGTGAATTTTGtggggggtgatccctatcgagTTATGTGAGATCATTCAGTGTTGGGTCCTTTCACCATAACCCAATTTGTGTAAATTCATAAAGTTATTGTATATGGAATGATGAATATTGGAGTTCTTGACGAAAAGTTGTGAAATTCTTATTAGTTGAATTGTAGTTCATATCAAGCAGTTCTGATTAATGTTATTTTTGGGTCTAATATATAGGGTATTGAGTATATTACTGATTTTAAGTGCTTGGGAGAAGATCCATGGAAGTTTGGGAGGTTTAGAATTGAAAATCAGAGAAGAAAAGTTGGAATATTCATTTGACAGGCCTTGGGGAGATGCCCCTACCATAGCGCCTCAAAAAAGACTCTGTCTGTTATTCCCTGGTGTGTTGTGCTAGCCAGAGCGCCTGAGGACAATGTCTGTCCGTCAGGCTTTGGCGGTCTGCACCTCTCAGAGTGCTAAGACCCCCTGGAGACGCCATTCTTTCCCTATCTCTTCGTACAAGTTCTGAAGTGATGTATCTATCATTCCTAATTGATTCCAACATTCTAAAGTACATCCTAACTACcaagaaatcatccataaatatgagatcatgatccttgaatctgTAATACAATTCAAGGAatgttaagatcaaagtcaaggaagttaagagtcaagtctaaaagtcaggaagcaagtcaaagtaagttcctAAAGCAATTaagagtcttaaacaaacattttaactttgttttaagtttCAAGTAAATAGTTGATTTAAATTCTCAAatgctataagggaactaagtattctctaagagttaagtttcgaGTATGCAAAAAGCATAAAGTAGTGTTCATTTCTCAAGAGTTATAACGGAACTAAGTAGTCCCTCAAATCTTAAACTATAAtgtttgagaaagaaagaaaaaaagattgaCTTCCACATAGCCTTTGGCTAGTTTTaatagaagaaagaggaaactatgattttcaAAAGAGCTTTTTTAAATGCTaaattttgagcactaatctcaaattacggaatcaatatatttttttaaacataagagtcagtgtgtgtgtgtgtgggtgggtgggtgtgtgtgtgtgtgtgtatatatatatatatgt is part of the Solanum lycopersicum chromosome 1, SLM_r2.1 genome and harbors:
- the LOC138342723 gene encoding uncharacterized protein — translated: MNPPSFTGSSITEDLEIFVEELKKVFEVMHLVTFERVELASYQLKSVSRTWLYKWKVERAEDAPHPKLKEAKVSEFLTLKQESLNVHEYGIKFTQLSRYAPKIVKDMRRRMNLFVAGLGRSSSKEGRATLLIGDMDISKLMIYVQQVLEKNFRDREEYRNKRAKTGNESQNVVQEGSKPSSCSKCGRNHSSICREGSMGCFKCGQTGHFMTDCPKSKKSCGNGENKAQYSSAPPPDIATPRGVTSGTGGGTNVLICSQ